One Beggiatoa leptomitoformis DNA segment encodes these proteins:
- a CDS encoding 2Fe-2S iron-sulfur cluster binding domain-containing protein produces MTHTIFIKNNAEQFPCQAHKTILQAMEGLGRKGIPIGCRGGGCGICKVHVNAGHYHTQTMSREHVSELEQKNGYALACRLYADSALDISVVGKLKKQFS; encoded by the coding sequence ATGACACACACTATTTTCATTAAAAACAATGCAGAACAATTTCCCTGCCAAGCACATAAAACCATTTTACAAGCAATGGAGGGGTTAGGACGTAAAGGTATCCCTATTGGTTGTCGCGGGGGCGGTTGTGGAATTTGCAAAGTCCACGTAAATGCAGGGCATTACCACACACAGACCATGAGTCGAGAACATGTTAGCGAGTTAGAACAAAAAAACGGCTACGCGCTGGCCTGCCGTTTATATGCAGACAGTGCCTTAGATATTAGCGTTGTCGGCAAGCTGAAAAAACAATTTAGTTAA
- a CDS encoding catechol 2,3-dioxygenase, which yields MAMNGVLRPGFVQLRVLDMQESLHHYCNLLGLEEVSREADGRIYLKVADEFDHHSIILREADKAGIDMMAFKVASDSDLDRFAQRIIDYGMTYSDIPAGEQPHVGRRISFIIPSGHRIELYAEMAISTAGPQIQNPNIWLEPPRGMRTQRFDHTLLYGPHIDKVLDFFVNVLDFNLTEKVELPDGLLAIWLTCSTKAHDIAFVKHPEPDKLHHVSFYLESWHDVGHAADIISRYNISLDIGPTRHGITRGQTIYFFDPSGNRNEVFAGGYTYYPDNPVRIWDESELGKAIFYYEKALNERFLGVVT from the coding sequence ATGGCAATGAACGGTGTTTTACGTCCGGGTTTTGTCCAATTACGCGTCTTGGACATGCAAGAATCTTTGCACCACTACTGCAACCTGCTTGGATTAGAAGAAGTTTCGCGGGAAGCGGATGGTCGTATCTATTTAAAAGTTGCTGACGAATTTGACCATCACAGTATTATTTTGCGCGAGGCAGACAAAGCAGGCATCGATATGATGGCGTTTAAAGTTGCTAGCGATAGCGATTTAGACCGTTTCGCGCAACGAATTATCGACTATGGTATGACTTATAGCGACATCCCTGCTGGCGAACAGCCCCATGTGGGCAGACGCATAAGCTTTATCATTCCCTCAGGACATCGCATTGAACTCTATGCCGAAATGGCAATTTCTACCGCTGGTCCACAAATTCAAAATCCTAATATATGGTTAGAACCACCACGCGGAATGCGTACCCAACGTTTTGACCACACCTTACTCTATGGACCACATATTGATAAAGTCCTAGATTTCTTTGTTAATGTTCTGGACTTTAACTTAACAGAAAAAGTTGAGTTGCCCGATGGTTTATTGGCCATTTGGCTCACCTGCTCCACCAAAGCCCACGATATTGCCTTCGTCAAACACCCAGAACCTGATAAATTACATCATGTTTCTTTCTATTTAGAATCTTGGCACGATGTTGGACACGCTGCCGATATTATTTCCCGCTACAACATTTCCTTAGACATAGGCCCCACCCGTCACGGTATTACACGCGGACAAACCATTTATTTCTTTGACCCATCAGGCAATCGCAACGAAGTCTTTGCAGGCGGTTACACCTACTACCCTGATAATCCTGTACGTATTTGGGATGAAAGCGAACTCGGTAAAGCCATTTTTTACTACGAAAAAGCCTTAAACGAACGCTTTTTAGGTGTGGTGACCTAG
- a CDS encoding GlcG/HbpS family heme-binding protein, protein MTAVIQQATLDWTSANLAVQAAVAKAETLQVRINVAVVDNGGHLLAFLRMPNAFIHSIDIAIDKAYSAVSFGFPTANWNEILQQAPLGFREGIILRPRLVVFAGGLPIDYQGQIVGGIGVSGASEEQDVLCAQAGLDALH, encoded by the coding sequence ATGACGGCTGTGATTCAACAAGCCACGCTTGACTGGACAAGTGCGAATCTCGCTGTACAAGCCGCCGTTGCGAAAGCTGAAACATTACAAGTACGGATTAATGTTGCAGTGGTCGATAACGGCGGGCACTTACTGGCCTTTTTACGGATGCCCAATGCGTTTATTCACTCCATCGACATCGCCATCGATAAAGCCTACAGCGCGGTTAGTTTTGGATTTCCAACGGCTAACTGGAACGAAATTCTACAACAAGCCCCACTCGGATTTCGCGAAGGCATTATTTTACGCCCACGTTTAGTCGTGTTTGCGGGTGGATTACCGATTGACTATCAAGGACAAATCGTCGGCGGGATTGGCGTTTCAGGCGCGTCAGAAGAACAAGATGTTTTATGCGCACAAGCAGGATTAGACGCACTTCACTAA